The following coding sequences are from one Abditibacteriota bacterium window:
- a CDS encoding AAC(3) family N-acetyltransferase, which translates to MYTREQLTEDVKSLGIDPRGVLLVHSSMKAIGPVEGGADTVLDVFCDYMRDGLLVFPTHTWATINSKHPGPYDYRTEPSCVGILTELFRKRPGVVRSLHPTHSVACLGKGAREFVLGDHLTLTPCDPRGCWGELHRRNAQVLLVGCGAKRNTFLHYVEEANHIPDRLSAEQVTIDIVMPNGSMYKKKNIFHSSSRGDVSQNYDKMAPVFLREGAMRMGRFGDARCYLGFCGPMAEITGRYLRQDPDLFSDDTPVKM; encoded by the coding sequence ATGTATACCCGGGAGCAGTTGACCGAAGACGTGAAGTCCCTGGGTATAGACCCCCGGGGCGTATTGCTGGTGCACTCTTCCATGAAGGCCATAGGCCCCGTGGAGGGAGGCGCCGACACGGTGCTGGACGTGTTTTGCGATTATATGCGGGACGGGCTGCTGGTTTTCCCCACCCATACCTGGGCGACCATAAACAGCAAGCATCCGGGCCCCTATGATTACCGCACCGAGCCCTCCTGCGTGGGGATCCTCACCGAGCTTTTCAGAAAAAGACCCGGTGTGGTAAGGTCCCTGCATCCCACCCATTCGGTGGCCTGCCTGGGCAAGGGGGCCCGGGAGTTCGTCCTGGGCGACCATCTCACTCTGACCCCCTGCGACCCCCGGGGCTGCTGGGGCGAGCTGCACAGGCGCAACGCCCAGGTGCTGCTGGTGGGCTGCGGCGCCAAGCGCAACACCTTTTTGCACTATGTGGAAGAAGCGAACCATATCCCCGACCGGCTGAGCGCCGAGCAGGTGACCATAGATATCGTCATGCCCAACGGCTCGATGTATAAAAAGAAGAATATTTTTCACTCGTCGTCCCGGGGCGACGTGTCCCAGAACTACGACAAGATGGCGCCCGTTTTTCTCAGAGAAGGAGCCATGCGCATGGGGCGTTTCGGCGACGCCAGGTGCTATCTGGGCTTCTGCGGCCCCATGGCGGAGATCACCGGCCGGTATCTCCGGCAGGATCCGGACTTGTTTTCGGACGACACTCCTGTCAAAATGTGA
- a CDS encoding 4-hydroxy-tetrahydrodipicolinate reductase, which yields MIKVAVLGACGRMGSQVIEAVLSDSECALTGACDVVRVGETIGGVVIKGFPAEMIAEEKPDAVVDFAKPFSMKNVRMLMEAGIVPVIGTTGQTEQEIEEMKELSKATGCACFLIPNFAIGAVLMMKYAGEIAKYMPDAEIIELHHDKKVDSPSGTALKTARIIAESRKAAGVEPSLPLGSFSDPARGYSEIDRIPIHSVRLQGYVAHQEVIFGGKGQTLTLRHDSIDRTSFMPGVLLCVKAAVTRHDFVYGLENLL from the coding sequence ATGATAAAGGTAGCTGTTCTCGGAGCCTGCGGACGGATGGGCTCTCAGGTGATAGAAGCTGTCCTCTCTGACAGCGAATGCGCGCTGACCGGTGCCTGTGACGTGGTCAGAGTGGGCGAGACCATAGGCGGAGTCGTCATCAAGGGGTTTCCGGCCGAGATGATAGCGGAGGAAAAGCCCGACGCGGTGGTGGATTTTGCCAAGCCCTTCAGCATGAAAAACGTGCGCATGCTCATGGAGGCGGGCATAGTCCCGGTGATCGGGACCACCGGCCAGACAGAGCAGGAGATAGAGGAGATGAAGGAGCTGTCAAAGGCCACCGGCTGCGCCTGTTTTCTGATCCCCAACTTTGCCATAGGCGCCGTGCTCATGATGAAATACGCCGGCGAGATAGCCAAATATATGCCCGACGCCGAGATCATAGAGCTGCACCACGACAAAAAGGTGGACTCTCCCTCCGGCACGGCCCTGAAGACTGCCCGGATCATTGCCGAGAGCCGCAAGGCCGCAGGCGTGGAGCCCTCTCTGCCTTTGGGCAGCTTTTCCGACCCGGCCCGGGGCTACAGCGAGATAGACCGCATACCCATCCACTCCGTGCGCCTGCAGGGCTATGTGGCGCACCAGGAGGTCATATTCGGCGGCAAGGGCCAGACCCTGACCCTGAGGCATGACAGCATAGACCGCACCTCCTTTATGCCCGGGGTGCTCCTGTGCGTCAAGGCGGCGGTCACCCGCCATGACTTTGTGTACGGCCTGGAGAACCTGCTCTGA